Proteins from a genomic interval of Liolophura sinensis isolate JHLJ2023 chromosome 3, CUHK_Ljap_v2, whole genome shotgun sequence:
- the LOC135463790 gene encoding myopalladin-like isoform X2 produces MPTHRPICAARFTPALTFAKKKGCCSYPCARFRHFLTGPSSPCFPVSSSQTLSNMADVESDEDRYKNVDVDSILSRVERRPLTFTRKRSLCQAPEFLKRLTGEDTIEEGGSLRLECKVVGFPKPTLRWFHDEEEITNNERYTFECLDDNCYTISIPLVSKCDEASYKCKAENKEGYASSLLFVHVKGKSGSKSPKKSKSDKSPSRRTVSFPPLIPTIVERIVEEEKAEAELENLPPSPLTSLYDGVTMKQKNTRPQFLGDWAFVKDVVKNNHTATVLSVCGCFVASYVFTRPSRSFCWEDCITVRF; encoded by the exons ATGCCTACACATAGGCCTATTTGCGCGGCCAGATTTACCCCAGCTTTAACATTTGCCAAGAAGAAGGGCTGCTGCTCCTACCCTTGTGCCCGTTTTCGCCATTTTCTTACCGGACCGAGCAGCCCATGTTTTCCCGTCTCCTCCTCCCAAACTCTAAGTAATATGGCGGACGTAGAGAGCGACGAGGACCGATACAAAAACGTCGACGTGGACTCGATCCTGTCACGTGTTGAGCGACGACCGCTGACGTTCACGCGGAAACGTTCGTTATGTCAAG CTCCGGAATTCCTTAAGAGATTAACGGGAGAAGACACGATAGAAGAAGGCGGTAGTTTGCGACTGGAGTGTAAAGTAGTCGGATTTCCCAAGCCGACTTTACGCTGGTTCCACGACGAAGAAGAGATAACCAACAATGAGAGGTACACGTTCGAGTGCTTAGACGACAACTGCTACACGATCAGTATACCGCTGGTCAGCAAGTGCGATGAGGCCTCTTACAAATGCAAGGCGGAAAACAAAGAGGGATACGCGTCCAGTTTATTATTTGTCCATGTAAAAG GAAAGTCAGGGAGCAAAAGTCCAAAGAAGTCCAAGTCCGACAAGTCGCCTTCGCGGAGAACCGTTTCGTTCCCGCCATTAATTCCGACGATCGTCGAGCGAATCGTGGAGGAGGAGAAAGCTGAGGCAGAGCTGGAGAACCTGCCACCGTCACCGCTGACGTCACTCTACGACGGCGTCACgatgaaacagaaaaatacaCGTCCTCAGTTTCTGGGAGACTGGGCCTTCGTAAAAGACGTCGTGAAAAACAACCACACCG CCACTGTACTGAGCGTGTGCGGCTGCTTTGTGGCATCTTACGTCTTCACAAGACCTTCCCGTTCTTTTTGCTGGGAGGATTGTATCACCGTAAGATTTTGA
- the LOC135463790 gene encoding muscle M-line assembly protein unc-89-like isoform X1, whose product MPTHRPICAARFTPALTFAKKKGCCSYPCARFRHFLTGPSSPCFPVSSSQTLSNMADVESDEDRYKNVDVDSILSRVERRPLTFTRKRSLCQAPEFLKRLTGEDTIEEGGSLRLECKVVGFPKPTLRWFHDEEEITNNERYTFECLDDNCYTISIPLVSKCDEASYKCKAENKEGYASSLLFVHVKGKSGSKSPKKSKSDKSPSRRTVSFPPLIPTIVERIVEEEKAEAELENLPPSPLTSLYDGVTMKQKNTRPQFLGDWAFVKDVVKNNHTDGLVVDSDIDDEDDMVFLVTNREGDLHDSSSDESKSESGSPDERKPEEVSIASLAQVSDSSNQREMSKEGNVTDKPTTKAVDINRNSTELVCRSKVKVDQQQFPASGVSDFSRVQIASDTPRSSNKPLCTKRTMKPKKLIVRKRQTPSATDLCSSWDVGILFLLVSFVTFVSLWVELNPCRFLPMIFSGYVIYAFVMALLSGDNTTYAEVNRQPT is encoded by the exons ATGCCTACACATAGGCCTATTTGCGCGGCCAGATTTACCCCAGCTTTAACATTTGCCAAGAAGAAGGGCTGCTGCTCCTACCCTTGTGCCCGTTTTCGCCATTTTCTTACCGGACCGAGCAGCCCATGTTTTCCCGTCTCCTCCTCCCAAACTCTAAGTAATATGGCGGACGTAGAGAGCGACGAGGACCGATACAAAAACGTCGACGTGGACTCGATCCTGTCACGTGTTGAGCGACGACCGCTGACGTTCACGCGGAAACGTTCGTTATGTCAAG CTCCGGAATTCCTTAAGAGATTAACGGGAGAAGACACGATAGAAGAAGGCGGTAGTTTGCGACTGGAGTGTAAAGTAGTCGGATTTCCCAAGCCGACTTTACGCTGGTTCCACGACGAAGAAGAGATAACCAACAATGAGAGGTACACGTTCGAGTGCTTAGACGACAACTGCTACACGATCAGTATACCGCTGGTCAGCAAGTGCGATGAGGCCTCTTACAAATGCAAGGCGGAAAACAAAGAGGGATACGCGTCCAGTTTATTATTTGTCCATGTAAAAG GAAAGTCAGGGAGCAAAAGTCCAAAGAAGTCCAAGTCCGACAAGTCGCCTTCGCGGAGAACCGTTTCGTTCCCGCCATTAATTCCGACGATCGTCGAGCGAATCGTGGAGGAGGAGAAAGCTGAGGCAGAGCTGGAGAACCTGCCACCGTCACCGCTGACGTCACTCTACGACGGCGTCACgatgaaacagaaaaatacaCGTCCTCAGTTTCTGGGAGACTGGGCCTTCGTAAAAGACGTCGTGAAAAACAACCACACCG ATGGACTCGTGGTTGACAGCGACATCGACGACGAGGACGACATGGTGTTTCTAGTCACGAACAGAGAAGGGGATCTTCACGACTCCTCTTCGGACGAAAGCAAAAGTGAAAGCGGAAGTCCGGACGAAAGGAAACCGGAAGAAGTTAGCATCGCCAGCCTTGCGCAGGTTTCAGATTCGTCTAACCAGCGCGAAATGTCGAAAGAAGGAAATGTTACTGATAAGCCAACCACCAAAGCTGTAGACATAAACCGTAACTCTACGGAACTTGTGTGCAGATCGAAAGTGAAAGTGGATCAACAGCAATTTCCGGCTTCTGGGGTGTCAGACTTCAGTCGCGTACAAATAGCTTCAGATACACCTCGTTCATCCAACAAACCTCTGTGTACGAAAAGAACAATGAAGCCTAAGAAACTTATTGTTCGCAAAAGACAAACCCCTTCCGCCACAGATTTATGCAGCAGCTGGGATGTTGGGATTTTGTTTCTCTTAGTATCTTTCGTCACGTTTGTGTCACTTTGGGTCGAGTTAAACCCATGTAGATTCTTACCAATGATTTTCTCGGGTTACGTCATATATGCCTTCGTGATGGCCTTATTGTCCGGCGATAATACGACGTATGCAGAAGTTAACAGACAGCCCACTTGA